One Elephas maximus indicus isolate mEleMax1 chromosome X, mEleMax1 primary haplotype, whole genome shotgun sequence DNA segment encodes these proteins:
- the TRPC5OS gene encoding putative uncharacterized protein TRPC5OS, with translation MESVSVPVLIGGLVHCVAQLIRIAEELLQVISQEQQAPCVEQNTREEEVDAGASPPEEASLPELASLSDLDSILTPREDEDLIFDIDQAMSDIGDLSEDIVPGINNDVSE, from the coding sequence ATGGAGTCAGTGTCAGTTCCCGTATTAATTGGTGGACTTGTTCATTGTGTAGCCCAGTTAATAAGAATAGCTGAAGAGCTTTTACAGGTGATTTCGCAAGAACAACAAGCTCCTTGTGTAGAACAAAATACTAGAGAAGAAGAGGTAGATGCGGGTGCATCTCCTCCTGAGGAAGCTTCACTGCCAGAACTTGCCAGTCTCTCAGATTTAGATTCAATACTTACACCAAGAGAAGATGAAGACCTAATCTTTGATATAGATCAAGCCATGTCAGACATAGGTGACTTATCTGAAGATATAGTCCCTGGTATAAACAATGACGTAAGTGAATAA